A genomic segment from Dermacentor silvarum isolate Dsil-2018 chromosome 11, BIME_Dsil_1.4, whole genome shotgun sequence encodes:
- the LOC125941608 gene encoding uncharacterized protein LOC125941608 isoform X1, which produces MAAARIQRWALSLGGYQYKLQYVPGKQLLTADALSRLPVEATGPTLDGDPPERTLQGEGKSPAELLLGYQLRSRLDTCLPPRATGSATGTDDWAISPGSRVYVRNYGTGPKWAPGHVQSTSGARMVKVETPAGVVRRNVDQVRHRREGTTGGNGYDAIASEQLDGLLDTTGTASSTHVTSTDPAAPEHRAVDVETTAAEQPPTGHIDEPTRPTQQVPDVDATAETTDPAQTPLRRSTRTRKPIDRF; this is translated from the exons ATGGCGGCAGCTCGCATTCAACGGTGGGCACTGTCCCTGGGCGGCTACCAGTACAAGCTGCAGTACGTGCCTGGAAAGCAACTACTGACAGCCGATGCCCTAAGCAGACTTCCAGTAGAGGCGACTGGGCCAACGTTGGATGGCGACCCACCCGA GCGTACCCTCCAAGGGGAAGGAAAGTCTCCTGCGGAGTTGCTCCTGGGCTACCAACTACGTTCGCGCCTGGACACGTGTTTGCCGCCCAGGGCCACAGGTTCAGCAACAGGTACGGATGACTGGGCTATCTCACCAGGCAGCAGAGTGTATGTGCGGAATTATGGCACCGGCCCAAAGTGGGCGCCAGGGCACGTGCAGTCTACGTCTGGAGCCAGGATGGTAAAGGTGGAAACTCCAGCCGGAGTAGTGCGGCGCAATGTCGACCAAGTCCGCCACCGTCGTGAAGGTACCACTGGAGGGAATGGTTATGACGCCATTGCAAGCGAACAGTTGGACGGGCTACTTGACACAACTGGCACTGCCTCTTCGACTCACGTGACAAGCACGGACCCGGCAGCACCAGAGCATCGCGCGGTAGACGTGGAAACGACCGCGGCTGAACAGCCACCGACGGGCCACATTGACGAACCAACTCGACCGACGCAGCAAGTTCCTGACGTCGACGCGACCGCCGAAACGACTGACCCAGCACAGACTCCACTACGGCGATCGACAAGAACTCGGAAGCCGATAGACCGGTTCTAA
- the LOC125941608 gene encoding uncharacterized protein LOC125941608 isoform X2 codes for MAAARIQRWALSLGGYQYKLQYVPGKQLLTADALSRLPVEATGPTLDGDPPEYVLSLEALDEGVPSKGKESLLRSCSWATNYVRAWTRVCRPGPQVQQQVRMTGLSHQAAECMCGIMAPAQSGRQGTCSLRLEPGW; via the exons ATGGCGGCAGCTCGCATTCAACGGTGGGCACTGTCCCTGGGCGGCTACCAGTACAAGCTGCAGTACGTGCCTGGAAAGCAACTACTGACAGCCGATGCCCTAAGCAGACTTCCAGTAGAGGCGACTGGGCCAACGTTGGATGGCGACCCACCCGAGTACGTCTTGTCATTGGAGGCCCTAGATGAAG GCGTACCCTCCAAGGGGAAGGAAAGTCTCCTGCGGAGTTGCTCCTGGGCTACCAACTACGTTCGCGCCTGGACACGTGTTTGCCGCCCAGGGCCACAGGTTCAGCAACAGGTACGGATGACTGGGCTATCTCACCAGGCAGCAGAGTGTATGTGCGGAATTATGGCACCGGCCCAAAGTGGGCGCCAGGGCACGTGCAGTCTACGTCTGGAGCCAGGATGGTAA